A single window of Drosophila suzukii chromosome 3, CBGP_Dsuzu_IsoJpt1.0, whole genome shotgun sequence DNA harbors:
- the Cpr64Aa gene encoding larval cuticle protein A2B, with protein MAQKLILVLSALVAVSSAVVVPGPGLALPGYPAYPSYPGLAKVASPLVAKVAGPEPYDPNPQYTFSYDVHDGSTGDVKSQQETRSGDVVQGAYSLIEADGTRRIVEYTADPVHGFNAVVRREGAVVKAVAPVAKVLAPAPLLHAAPLVAKLPAYGPALSPYGPSLAHGYGPALAPAYGPALPKLALPALPALSPLGYH; from the exons ATGGCACAGAAACTGATCCTCGTCCTGAGCGCCCTGGTGGCGGTGTCCTCCGCCGTGGTGGTTCCCGGTCCCGGACTGGCCCTGCCCGGCTACCCGGCGTATCCCTCGTATCCGGGGCTGGCCAAGGTGGCTTCTCCTTTGGTGGCCAAGGTGGCGGGCCCGGAGCCCTACGATCCCAATCCCCAGTACACCTTCAGCTACGACGTTCAT GATGGATCCACTGGCGATGTGAAGAGCCAGCAGGAGACCCGCAGCGGAGATGTGGTGCAGGGCGCCTATTCCCTGATCGAAGCCGATGGAACCCGCCGTATTGTGGAGTACACCGCCGATCCCGTGCACGGATTCAACGCAGTGGTGCGTCGTGAGGGAGCCGTGGTGAAGGCGGTGGCTCCGGTGGCCAAGGTTCTGGCCCCGGCTCCTCTGCTCCACGCTGCTCCTCTGGTGGCCAAGCTGCCCGCCTATGGTCCTGCTCTAAGCCCCTATGGTCCATCTCTGGCCCATGGATACGGTCCTGCCCTGGCCCCCGCCTACGGACCTGCTCTGCCCAAGCTGGCCCTGCCCGCTCTGCCCGCCCTCTCGCCCCTGGGCTACCACTAA
- the Cpr64Ab gene encoding larval cuticle protein A2B → MANQDSSNSTTETTSYPTVNLVMALIKITLICCALIAAIECGLLPAAVPLGVPLNTEVDPHPQYAFAYNVQDAITGDSKSQQEVRDGDVVKGSYSVVDADGSLRTVFYTADPINGFNAVVQRGPVPVAARPLVAPVGAPLLG, encoded by the exons ATGGCAAACCAAGACAGTTCCAACAGCACCACCGAAACCACCAGTTATCCAACAGTAAATCTAGTCATGGCCCTGATCAAG ATCACCCTTATCTGCTGCGCTCTGATCGCTGCCATCGAGTGCGGCCTGCTCCCTGCTGCAGTTCCACTGGGAGTTCCCCTGAACACCGAGGTGGATCCACATCCGCAGTACGCCTTCGCCTATAATGTCCAGGATGCAATCACCGGGGACAGCAAGAGCCAGCAGGAGGTGAGGGACGGAGATGTGGTCAAGGGATCCTACTCCGTCGTGGATGCCGATGGATCTCTGCGCACCGTCTTCTACACCGCCGATCCCATCAATGGTTTCAATGCGGTGGTGCAGCGGGGACCAGTTCCAGTGGCAGCTCGTCCTCTGGTGGCTCCAGTGGGTGCCCCTCTTTTGGGTTAG
- the Cpr64Ad gene encoding cuticle protein 21: protein MNPLTVVAVLSSMALSAQAGLVGAPLGAPLAYSAPLGPAPYFAPAAYSAPLGYSAPLGYNAPLVAGPAPLVAKTYAAAPFAAGPYAAPFAAPFGARFAAPVAAPLAAPVAPVAARLAAPVAAPLAAPVAPVAAPLAAPVAPVAAPLAAPVAAPLATEIVDAHPQYTYAYDVQDTLTGDSKTQEETRDGDVVRGSYSLIEPDGSRRIVSYYADSINGFNAVVQKDVPVAAAPVAPVLAKTVAAPVAPVVAAAPVAPVFAKTLAAPIVA, encoded by the exons ATGAATCCTTTGACG GTTGTTGCAGTCCTCTCCTCGATGGCCCTCTCGGCTCAGGCTGGTCTGGTTGGGGCTCCTCTGGGTGCTCCTCTGGCCTACTCCGCCCCCCTGGGACCTGCTCCCTACTTCGCCCCGGCTGCGTACTCTGCTCCTCTGGGCTACTCGGCTCCCCTGGGATACAACGCTCCTCTGGTTGCTGGACCTGCTCCTCTGGTGGCCAAGACCTACGCCGCCGCTCCCTTCGCCGCTGGACCCTACGCTGCTCCATTTGCTGCTCCGTTTGGTGCTCGCTTTGCTGCCCCAGTTGCCGCTCCTCTGGCTGCCCCGGTTGCTCCAGTTGCTGCTCGTCTGGCTGCCCCAGTTGCCGCTCCTCTGGCTGCTCCAGTTGCCCCCGTTGCCGCTCCTTTGGCCGCCCCAGTTGCCCCCGTTGCCGCTCCCCTGGCTGCTCCAGTTGCTGCTCCCCTTGCCACCGAGATCGTGGATGCCCACCCACAGTACACGTACGCCTACGATGTCCAGGACACGCTGACCGGTGACTCCAAGACCCAGGAGGAGACCCGTGATGGTGATGTTGTGCGTGGATCCTACTCTCTGATCGAGCCCGATGGTTCCCGTCGCATTGTCAGCTACTACGCCGACTCCATCAACGGATTCAACGCAGTGGTGCAGAAGGATGTGCCCGTGGCTGCTGCCCCAGTGGCCCCAGTTCTGGCCAAGACCGTGGCTGCTCCCGTTGCCCCAGTGGTGGCTGCTGCCCCAGTTGCCCCAGTGTTCGCCAAGACCCTGGCCGCTCCCATCGTTGCCTAA
- the Cpr64Ac gene encoding larval cuticle protein A2B codes for MFAQTLFFFGLILSAVVAIPIDPYGLSSPGLTYASPKLLAAPAISYAAPKLLAAPAISYAAPAISYAPKLLAAPVAVAKVAVAEPYDPNPQYSFSYGVTDQHTGDSKQQEETLVNGVVHGSYSLAEPDGTIRKVTYTADKVNGFNAVVEKKGVAAVAVAKPALAIAAVPALTKIGYASAPGLSLGLGGYH; via the exons ATGTTCGCCCAG ACTCTGTTCTTTTTTGGACTGATCCTGTCCGCCGTGGTGGCCATTCCCATTGATCCCTACGGACTGTCTTCGCCCGGGCTCACCTATGCGTCTCCCAAATTGCTTGCTGCTCCTGCCATATCCTATGCTGCTCCCAAGCTCCTGGCTGCTCCGGCCATCTCGTATGCCGCTCCTGCCATCTCCTATGCCCCCAAGCTCCTGGCTGCTCCCGTCGCCGTGGCCAAGGTGGCTGTTGCCGAGCCCTACGATCCCAATCCGCAGTATAGCTTCTCGTACGGTGTAACCGATCAACACACTGGGGATTCCAAGCAGCAGGAAGAGACCCTGGTCAATGGAGTCGTCCACGGTAGCTACTCCCTGGCCGAACCCGATGGCACCATCCGCAAGGTAACCTACACCGCCGACAAGGTCAATGGATTCAATGCCGTCGTGGAGAAGAAGGGCGTGGCCGCGGTGGCCGTTGCCAAGCCAGCTCTTGCCATCGCCGCCGTTCCAGCCCTAACCAAGATTGGATACGCCTCGGCGCCTGGCCTGAGTCTGGGTCTGGGTGGATACCACTAG